In a genomic window of Pangasianodon hypophthalmus isolate fPanHyp1 chromosome 19, fPanHyp1.pri, whole genome shotgun sequence:
- the LOC113531840 gene encoding C-C chemokine receptor type 6-like, with amino-acid sequence MESPCEMNSNSVNLHVKYYLQVYVHSLICIVGFIGNVLVILTYAFYKRTKSMTDVYLLNVAIADVLFVVALPLIIFSEQSGWALGDWSCKLLRGVYSINLYSGTLLLACISLDRYLAIVQARRSFRFRSSMMVYSYMICSVVWLLALLLTMPTFIYYERYILSETFNTTFLEYTEISDSTYLTEEPWTSTPSLPLNLQEEQHVCFFRFKDNNSAKQVKVLAPSAQVAIGFCLPLLVMGFCYSSVVFTLLRAKNFQRHKAVRVVLTVVLVFVICHLPYNAALLYDIIYMFSSTECSDYNNTHLLLILTESLAYLHCCLNPLLYAFIGVKFRNHFRKVVEDLCCIGARRTSRVTSEAYLPSRRSVDSSGNENGTSFSM; translated from the coding sequence ATGGAGAGTCCATGTGAGATGAATAGTAATTCAGTAAACCTTCACGTTAAGTACTATCTCCAGGTCTACGTGCACTCCCTTATCTGCATTGTAGGTTTCATTGGCAATGTCCTGGTGATCCTTACATATGCTTTCTATAAGCGCACCAAGTCCATGACAGATGTTTACCTACTTAACGTGGCCATAGCAGATGTCCTGTTTGTAGTGGCCCTGCCTCTGATCATCTTTAGTGAGCAGAGTGGCTGGGCATTGGGTGATTGGTCCTGCAAGCTGTTGCGTGGAGTCTACAGCATCAACCTGTACAGCGGCACCCTACTGCTGGCTTGCATCAGTTTAGACCGCTACTTGGCTATTGTACAAGCTCGCCGCTCTTTCAGATTCCGCTCAAGCATGATGGTCTACAGTTACATGATCTGTTCAGTAGTCTGGCTTTTAGCCTTGCTCCTGACTATGCCCACTTTCATCTACTACGAGCGCTACATACTCAGTGAAACATTCAATACAACATTTCTAGAATATACAGAGATTTCTGATAGTACATACTTGACTGAGGAGCCTTGGACTTCAACTCCTTCACTTCCACTCAACTTGCAAGAGGAGCAACATGTTTGCTTCTTCCGCTTCAAGGACAACAACAGTGCAAAGCAGGTCAAGGTACTAGCGCCAAGTGCCCAGGTGGCTATAGGGTTTTGCTTACCATTGCTGGTCATGGGCTTCTGCTACTCCAGTGTGGTGTTCACACTCCTGCGTGCCAAGAACTTCCAAAGACACAAGGCTGTGCGTGTGGTCCTGACTGTGGTGCTGGTCTTCGTCATCTGTCATCTGCCCTACAATGCAGCACTGCTCTACGACATCATTTACATGTTCTCCAGTACAGAATGCAGCGATTATaacaacacacacctgctgctgATCCTCACAGAAAGCCTGGCCTACCTGCACTGCTGCCTCAACCCACTGCTCTATGCCTTCATTGGTGTCAAATTCAGGAACCACTTCCGCAAGGTTGTGGAAGACCTCTGTTGCATTGGGGCACGGCGCACGTCACGAGTCACCTCTGAGGCGTACTTACCCTCCCGAAGGTCTGTAGACAGCTCAGGGAACGAAAATGGCACCTCCTTCAGCATGTAA